The DNA window AGGCCATCAAACTGCACCCGCAGGGAAGGCCTACGAACCGCCATGGCTGCCCAGGACAGATAGAACTTCGCGTTCCGAAGCTGAGGCGGCAGAGCGATGCCGAGGTCCTTGAACGGGTTCTCAGCATCCGCGTACTGGGACCGGCGCAGCGTCTTCGGCAGGCGGGCCGCCCACGTAGCAAACAGCTTCCGGGCGATCCTCAGCTCATCATCGCCGAGCCCTTCGACCGTCAGTTTGGAAAGATCCTGGTAGCCCCAACTCATAGGAACCCTCCCTTCCGGCCAGGCCGTCGTTTCGTGGTCTTTGCGCCCCAGTACGCCAGGGTGGCGGCGTCCAGTAGGGCGACGCTGGTCCCGTCGGCGGGGGAGTCCCAGCCGAAGCCGCCAGCTTTGCCGATCTTGCGCTTGATGGCCGCCTCAGCCTGTGTGGTCAGTTCACTCTCGCCAGAGTGCTCGAGGCCGCCTTCGATCACGCCACGTTCGAACATGGAGTGCGCGGCGATGACTTCCTCGGTGTTCGGGGTCAGGATGGCCTTGGCCGGCACTTTCTCCTGGCGAAGCGCGTTCACGAGGAACCCGACCCCGGAGCGACCGTCGATGACGATCTGCGCGGCCTCGTCCTTCCGCTCGACCAGGAAGTCAACGAGCCAGGCAGTGGACTCAGACGCCGACATGGACTTGATCGCCTCCACGAAAATCGGCGCGTCCGGGTCGTCCGGACGCAGAGCACCGGAGAGAGCCACGGTCGCGCCGTCCGGGGAGAACTTCACCCCGAAGACCTTCCGGCCACCCTCAGGCTTAGTGCCCTTGCACTTGGCCCACAGGCCCGGAGAGAAGGCCGTCTTGACCGTCGTCCGCTCATCCCAGATACCAAGGCCCTCACGGAGGAACGATTCGACGTTCCCCAAGAGCTTCCGCATCCGCAGGATCGCGGCACGCTTCACACGGTGAGGGAAGGATGGGTTGGCTTTCGCCCACTGGGATTCGTCGTCCGGGTTGGCGTGCGGGTCAGCGGAGAACTCGACATAGAGGGTGTCGGGGTCGTCGTCGTGCAGCTTGGCGGAACGGCGGCCGCTGAACACCTCGCCCGGGTCAATCGGACGCGGCGGGGTGCCGATCAGGATGACCAGACCGTTCGCGGCGGCGTTCGTCGCCGGCACCATGTCTTCCATCGCCTTCTCGGTGAGAATCTGAGCCTCATCCAGGACGATGATGTCCACCTCCGCGAAGCCACGCCCGAAGCCAGCCTCACGGGCACCGAACAGGATCCGCGACCCGTTGGTGAACTCGATCTCCTGCTCACCATTGGTCTTGCGGATCGCCTTGATGAACGGGGCGATCCGCTTACGCTTCGCCATGGACTCCATGGCCTTGAAGGTCTCG is part of the Arthrobacter woluwensis genome and encodes:
- a CDS encoding terminase large subunit domain-containing protein translates to MRYRWGDHLHPRQVGKTFTIGALIFALCQRDPGTLVLWTAHRTRTHNETFKAMESMAKRKRIAPFIKAIRKTNGEQEIEFTNGSRILFGAREAGFGRGFAEVDIIVLDEAQILTEKAMEDMVPATNAAANGLVILIGTPPRPIDPGEVFSGRRSAKLHDDDPDTLYVEFSADPHANPDDESQWAKANPSFPHRVKRAAILRMRKLLGNVESFLREGLGIWDERTTVKTAFSPGLWAKCKGTKPEGGRKVFGVKFSPDGATVALSGALRPDDPDAPIFVEAIKSMSASESTAWLVDFLVERKDEAAQIVIDGRSGVGFLVNALRQEKVPAKAILTPNTEEVIAAHSMFERGVIEGGLEHSGESELTTQAEAAIKRKIGKAGGFGWDSPADGTSVALLDAATLAYWGAKTTKRRPGRKGGFL